A stretch of Zonotrichia albicollis isolate bZonAlb1 chromosome 32, bZonAlb1.hap1, whole genome shotgun sequence DNA encodes these proteins:
- the LOC141725952 gene encoding uncharacterized protein LOC141725952, protein MESSEEPVAEAVWSGSTARQGEANGEEKPRRSLSRRGCKGRARGSEGERASLGHGGAQRSELGPREQLQGGEEKPHKCSECGKSFRCRSKLTAHLRSHTGESPFECAECHQRFSTKSDLVSHQRIHTNERPFCCPDCGKGFRERSSLVIHQRIHTGEKPYECGECGQSFRHSSSLSAHQRTHTGERPYECDQCQKRFVSSSDLVGHQRSHTDERPFQCPDCGKGFKSVSTLNRHRMIHTGERPYECDQCNKRFLTSTNLLHHKLIHTEERPFHCRDCGKGFRQKSALITHRRIHTGERPHECPQCGKGFRARSYLTAHLRSHTGERPFECGECGKSFMSKYKLIYHQRSHTGERPYECDQCKKRFRSSSELVVHQRSHTDERPFQCPDCGKRFKSVSELNQHRRIHTEERPFRCRECGKGFRRKSYLNTHRRIHTGEGLQECPQCGKSFRMRSTLTAHLRSHTGERPYKCDQCQKGFYTSSDLLVHQRIHTDERPFRCPECGVGFKDKSTLVKHRRIHTGERPYKCPQCGKGFRDSSSRTIHLRSHTGERPYKCDQCQKGFYTSSELLLHQRIHTDERPFRCPDCGVGFKHNSTLIAHRRIHTGERPYKCSECGKSFRWRSKLTVHLRRHTGEKPFECSECHQRFYTNSHLVSHQSIHTKERPFRCPDCGKAFRQKCSLVIHQRIHTGEKPYECGECGQSFRDSSNFSVHLRSHTGERPYECDQCQKRFMGSSDLLVHQRSHTDERPFQCPDCGTGFNRVSNLNTHRRIHTGERPYECGQCRKRFRSSSNLLSHQLIHTGERPFHCRDCGKGFRQKSHLNTHRRIHTGERPHECPQCGKSFRARSYLTAHLRSHIGERPYECGECGKSYTSKSHLTYHQRRHTGERPYQCDQCQKSFMSSGDLVGHQRSHTDERPFQCPDCGKRLNRVSTLNRHRRIHTGERPYECGQCRKRFRSSSDLLRHQLIHTKERPFHCRDCGQSFTCNARLNRHRHIHTGERPHECPQCGKGFTDSSHLTAHLRSHTVERPYECPQCGKSFIQSSSLTVHLRSHTGERPYKCDQCQKGFYTSSHLLKHQRIHTDERPFRCPDCGVGFKQNSALIVHRRIHTGERPYQCPQCGKSFTTSDSMTKQQKSQH, encoded by the exons atggagagcagcgaggagccggtggccgaggccgtttggagcggctccacggctcggcagggagaagccaacggggaggagaagccgcggagatccctgagcaggaggggctgcaaaggcagagcgcggggatccgagggggaaagagccagcctgggccatggaggggctcagagatccgagctggggccccgtgagcagctccagggtggggaggagaagccccacaagtgctccgagtgtgggaagagcttcaggtgtaGGTCCAAACTGActgcccacctgaggagccacaccggggagagtcCCTTTGAATGTGCTGAATGCCATCAGAGGTTTTCCACCAAGTCCGATCTCGTCAGTCACCAGCGCATTCACACCAACGAGCGGCCATTTTGCTGTCCCGATTGTGGAAAGGGATTCAGAGAAAGGTCCAGCCTCGTCATCCACCAGCgaatccacaccggggagaagccctatgagtgtggggagtgtgggcagagcttTAGACATAGTTCCAGCCTTTCAGCccaccagagaacccacacgggggaacgaccctacgagtgtgaccagtgccagaagaggtttgTGAGCAGCTCTGATCTCGTGGGGCACCAGCGctcacacacggacgagaggcccttccagtgccctgactgcgggaagggcttcaaaaGCGTCTCCACCCTGAACAGGCACCggatgatccacaccggggagaggccctacgagtgtgatcagtgcaatAAGAGGTTCCTGACCAGCACCAACCTCCTCCATCACAAGCTCATCCACACGGAGGAGAGGCCGTTCCACTGTCgagactgcgggaagggcttcaggcaaAAGTCTGCCCTGATCACCCACCgtcgcatccacactggggagagaccccacgagtgtccccagtgtgggaagggcttcagagcAAGGTCCTACCTGActgcccacctgaggagccacaccggggagaggccctttgagtgtggggagtgcggGAAGAGTTTCATGTCCAAGTACAAACTGATTTaccaccagaggagccacacggGGGAGCGACCCTACGAGTGTGACCAGTGCAAGAAGAGGTTTAGGAGCAGCTCTGAACTCGTGGTGCACCAGCGctcacacacggacgagaggcccttccagtgccccgactgcgggaagcgCTTCAAAAGCGTCTCCGAACTCAACcagcaccggcgcatccacaccgaggagaggccgtTCCGCTGCCGTgagtgcgggaagggcttcagacGCAAGTCCTACCTCaacacccaccggcgcatccacactggcgAGGGACTCcaggagtgtccccagtgtgggaagagcttcagaatGAGGTCCACCCTGActgcccacctgaggagccacaccggggagaggccctacaagtgtgatcagtgccagaagggctTTTACACCTCGTCTGATCTCCTTgtccaccagcgcatccacacggacgagaggcccttccgctgtcccgaatgtggggtgggattcaaagACAAGTCAACCCTCGTCAAACACAGgaggatccacaccggggagagaccctacaagtgcccccagtgtgggaagggcttcagagaCAGCTCCAGCCGGACTATCCATCTCAgaagccacactggggagaggccctacaagtgtgatcagtgccagaagggctTTTACACCTCGTCTGAACTCCTCCttcaccagcgcatccacacggacgagaggcccttccgctgtcccgattgtggggtgggattcaagcacaactcgACCCTCATcgcccaccggcgcatccacactggggagagaccct acaagtgctccgagtgtgggaagagcttcaggtggagatCCAAACTGACTGTCCACCTGAGGAgacacactggggagaagccctttGAGTGTTCTGAATGCCATCAGAGGTTTTACACCAACTCCCATCTCGTCAGTCACCAGAGCATTCACACcaaggagaggcccttccgctgtcccgatTGCGGAAAGGCATTCAGGCAAAAGTGCAGCCTCGTCATCCACCAGCgaatccacaccggggagaagccctatgagtgtggggagtgtgggcagagcttTAGAGACAGCTCCAACTTTTCagtccacctgaggagccacacgggggaacgaccctacgagtgtgaccagtgccagaagaggtttatgggcagctctgatctcctggtgcaccagcgctcacacacggacgagaggcccttccagtgccccgactgcgggacgGGCTTCAACCGCGTCTCTAACCTCAACAcacaccggcgcatccacaccggggagaggccctacgagtgtggtcAGTGCAGGAAACGGTTTCggagcagctccaatctcctcagtcaccagctcattcacaccggggagaggccgttccactgccgtgactgcgggaagggcttcaggcaaAAGTCCCACCTCaacacccaccggcgcatccacaccggggagagaccccacgagtgtccccagtgtgggaagagcttcagagcaAGGTCCTACCTGActgcccacctgaggagccacatcggggagaggccctatgagtgtggggagtgcggGAAGAGCTACACGTCCAAGTCCCACCTGACTTACCACCAGAGGAGGCACACGGGGGAGCGACCCTACCAGTGtgaccagtgccagaagagCTTTATGAGCAGTGGTGATCTCGTGGGGCACCAGCGctcacacacggacgagaggcccttccagtgccccgactgcgggaagcgCTTGAACCGCGTCTCCACCCTGAacaggcaccggcgcatccacaccggggagaggccctacgagtgtggtcAGTGCAGGAAACGATTTCGGAGCAGCTCCGATCTCCTCCGTCACCAGCTCATCCACACCAAGGAGAGGCCGTTCCACTGCCGTGACTGCGGGCAGAGCTTCACATGCAACGCCCGCCTCAACAGGCACCGGCACATtcacaccggggagagaccccacgagtgtccccagtgtgggaagggattcacaGACAGCTCCCACCTGActgcccacctgaggagccacactgttgagaggccctatgagtgtccccagtgtggaaAGAGTTTcatccagagctccagcctgactgtgcacctgaggagccacaccggggagaggccctacaagtgtgatcagtgccagaagggctTTTACACCTCGTCTCATCTCCTCaagcaccagcgcatccacacggacgagaggcccttccgctgtcccgattgtggggtgggattcaagcAGAACTCTGCCCTCATcgtccaccggcgcatccacaccggagAGAGACcctaccagtgtccccagtgtgggaagagcttcaccacAAGCGACAGCATGACCAAACAGCAgaagagccagcactga